A genomic stretch from Oryzias latipes chromosome 24, ASM223467v1 includes:
- the LOC101158657 gene encoding centromere-associated protein E isoform X3 — protein MTEESAVKVCVRVRPLVEREENAAAATGEPVQLFWRADSKSIHPIDDAGNTGKSFSFDRVFTAEERTDQLYRDIAKPLVVSTVGGYNGTIFAYGQTCSGKTFTMMGSDHAPGVIPLAMEDVFQTITTFPNKEFLLRVSYMEIYNETVTDLLVDRWKRKPLEVREGMNKSVYVADLTEEVVTSSAQVLAWIRKGEKNRRYGKTKMNQRSSRSHTIFRMILESRERSDPASSEGADGAIIVSNLNLVDLAGSERASQTGAEGERLKEGCNINRSLFTLSQVIKKLTDESQTGYINYRDSKLTRILQNSLGGNAKTVIVCTVTPASLDETLSTLQFACTAKKMKNDPHVTEVSDDGALLKRYRNEIVDLKRRLHEVSSVTQTTATEKEVLSQLLQEKDQLQREQEDRIRNLTKLLVTGPNLVPVHKIPKRRVTWGGKMLRLSQPSASESAMSDQSLAEPFSHRRKRKQQLLNDVNEDEEFFDPNWGIPEEPSDDMEYSQTSMSVWSFGDSPKEHVSPGRICELSEEVSSLKQQLEAESRQRGEDMKTVEVSKSRVADLELQLQTEAQQKTEALEKMQTAEQKVSDLELQLQTEAQQKMEALQKMQTAEQKVSDLELQLQTEAQQKMEALQKMQTAEQKVSDLELQLQTEAQQKMEALQKMQTAEQKVSDLELQLQTEAQQKMEALQKMQTAEQKVSDLELQLQTEAQQKMEALEKMQTAEQKVSDLELQLQTDAQQKMEALEKMQTAEQKVSDLELQLQTEAQQKMESTERLQLRVAELELQLEEQSSSDAYDHMKREFAEAIQLCDTLTSDKDLIAAERDSLKQELSMFMDQMKHLEREKAALSKELKEMRDLEEFNTLEDGFRKEQENEFRNQISVLEKALESAELQRVELQNKLQTVSEELRRKSEYAEELQNLSGKSLVQEVAELRRSLDDAEGLSRDTKKEWAVLRSQNISLLELNASLSSSQEKMEAELRTLRLQLEKEKSRNRKMQSDLQKELNVAFDENTKLTSLLDGKVPKDLIDSLELERRSAATIKELMAARQVEEALKAQLEELQALPDKVDSLMKQLEGLSEKLRGVQAERDGLQSAQAQSQLEEQQLREALQSREEELQRIQASLSSHQQNWEAERIQLLASLEDLEEKAAETQVLLESLENQLQDEKQRNWDLQEEMLRVSQELQVGGAQSTALEVERLLSDVAAVTEERDQLKEDMKENVDMMIETQAELRAALENNREQKKKIKLLEAAQAAKVESSQLEELQTKVSSLSQELTSLQLERDRLQSEQTSSSAQEEQLLRSVTALTEERDQLQEILEGVREEKRRLREELEEQMEMAVEAQGLLHSVQQQLQEQMQSLHVLHTTREEEQSLLKQQLSETTALLQSVQEELKEQQQTKLKQMREFEQRESDLKHQLLFLTEELEKAEKNNLTQQGEDGDQRSSKEEEELLLRVTVLREERDQLQQELREEKRLKGELEGRMEMLQAEISGLKESLQTIGEQRRQLEEDLQHSMDLVSSGEALLQSVQEELKEQQQTKVDQMREFEQRESDLKLQLMLLTEELEKAEKINLSYQGEDGDQRSSKEEEELLLRVTVLREERDQLQQELREEKRLKGELEGRMEMLQAEISGLKESLQTIGEQRRQLEEDLQHSMDLVSSGEALLQSVQEELKEQKNIYSDLQELLQEKESSFMHQMLELSGRLESAEAEWRSLLCGSQKLTEEKEELLRSVTSLKEDNQRLGAQMRDLQQELIQQEQLEMQRTSEREEDSRQHRELLIEANRNLSALKQQLLTLEQKSREKEEEKQEVLPSRLQESNRLLQESFGKLQELIDSCREHFSVPLDPALGAQCSLIHPYMDSLPKASVDVYRSVQWQGRQTVLRLQSVQRQLQARAISSKRLLEVLVKKEEAVFEERRLQDLLLCRTQAPDCDLQALWERRRGELLDRRQLHQQEMENILERFWAHMESHMLELRAEIAAREKFREQLQAAVTRQPIVLSELDGGLQCELERRSAAATYSAAALEFVEGEKVRFDELKRQAAQTESLLREEKSKTCTLLQALEGAPLKTEVSLLKDNQELYLQLQEAQENIKALRVQMEQLQEAQACAHSRLSSHKEATQLLQTELQDSRALVQEKEGAIQTLRSKLRESEKRASPAAEDLENLKKKLFQMEVKFTSMSEEHKQEIQKMSSMLSIKEDSLRRLKEDLRRAQQRGEESFLQGEDLHAKLTNPKGLVVRSSILLEKTKLEEEVKQLQLKITELESLVSSQQAEVAKWKNRAIKLKNKTEMDEPPLPSTTSKRPPPMTADFNTLLCSPKKILLTSNKMLASPLKGPESPSKPLDSPKSSLFRSPKSRFFDAGGASEVLSRNRPKQFFDNSALGTTPDAAAGASGTDPWWPQSPKKEDFCKTQ, from the exons ATGACGGAGGAGTCTGCGGTGAAGGTTTGCGTTCGGGTTCGTCCGCTTGTCGAGAG GGAGGAGAACGCCGCCGCAGCGACGGGAGAACCCGTCCAGCTCTTCTGGAGAGCTGACTCCAAGTCCATCCATCCCATCGACGACGCCGGAAACACCGGGAAAAGCTTCAGCTTCG ACCGGGTGTTCACCGCGGAGGAGCGAACCGATCAGCTGTACCGGGACATCGCCAAGCCCCTGGTCGTGTCCACCGTGGGGGGATACAATG gaaCCATATTCGCATACGGTCAGACCTGTTCCGGTAAGACCTTCACCATGATGGGCAGCGACCATGCTCCAGGAGTCATTCCTCTGGCCATGGAGGATGTTTTCCAGACCATCACGACC tttccaAACAAAGAGTTTCTTCTCAGGGTGTCCTACATGGAAATCTACAACGAGACGGTCACCGATCTGCTGGTGGACCGTTGGAAAAGGAAACCCCTGGAAGTGAGAGAAGGCATGAAC AAAAGCGTGTATGTGGCGGACCTGACTGAGGAGGTGGTTACGTCTTCTGCACAGGTCCTGGCCTGGATCCGGAAGGGAGAGA AAAACCGTCGATATGGGAAGACGAAGATGAACCAGAGGAGCAGCCGCTCGCACACCATATTTCGGATG ATTCTGGAGAGCCGTGAACGGAGCGACCCGGCATCGAGTGAAGGCGCCGACGGAGCCATCATTGTGTCGAACTTG AATCTGGTGGATCTAGCTGGATCTGAGAGGGCCAGCCAAACCGGGGCTGAAG GTGAACGGCTGAAAGAAGGCTGCAACATCAACCGCAGCTTGTTCACACTCAGCCAGGTGATCAAGAAGCTGACCGATGAAAGCCAAAC TGGTTACATAAACTACAGAGACAGCAAGCTGACCCGCATCCTACAAAACTCCTTAGGAGGAAATGCCAAAACCGTGATCGTCTGCACAGTCACACCTGCCAGTCTGGATGAGACTCTTAGCACGCTGCAG TTTGCCTGCACagcaaaaaagatgaagaacgaCCCTCATGTGACTGAGGTGTCGGATGACGGCGCTCTGCTCAAACGCTATCGCAATGAGATCGTGGACCTAAAGCGACGACTCCACGAG GTTTCTTCAGTCACGCAGACCACTGCCACTGAGAAGGAGGTGCTCTCTCAGCTGCTCCAAGAGAAGGATCAGCTGCAGAGGGAGCAGGAAGACCGCATCCGGAACCTGACCAAGCTGCTGGTCACCGGCCCCAACCTGGTTCCTGTTCACAAG ATCCCCAAGCGCAGGGTCACATGGGGGGGGAAGATGCTCCGGCTCAGCCAGCCTTCTGCCTCAGAGAGCGCCATGTCAGACCAGAGCTTGGCAGAACCCTTCAGCCACAGGAGGAAAAGAAAGCAACAACTTCTGAACGACGTGAACGAAG ATGAGGAGTTCTTTGACCCTAACTGGGGGATTCCTGAGGAGCCGTCTGACGACATGGAGTACAGTCAGACCTCCATGTCCGTCTGGAGCTTTGGTGACAG TCCCAAGGAGCATGTGTCTCCTGGTCGGATATGTGAGCTTTCAGAAGAGGTGTCCAGcctaaagcagcagctggaggcaGAGAGTCGGCAGAGAGGGGAGGACATGAAGACGGTGGAAGTTTCAAAGAGCAGGGTGGCAGatctggagctgcagctgcagacagaaGCTCAGCAGAAGACAGAAGCTCTGGAGAAGATGCAGACGGCTGAACAGAAGGTTTCAGatctggagctgcagctgcagactgaAGCTCAGCAGAAGATGGAAGCTCTGCAGAAGATGCAGACGGCTGAACAGAAGGTTTCAGatctggagctgcagctgcagactgaAGCTCAGCAGAAGATGGAAGCTCTGCAGAAGATGCAGACGGCTGAACAGAAGGTTTCAGatctggagctgcagctgcagactgaAGCTCAGCAGAAGATGGAAGCTCTGCAGAAGATGCAGACGGCTGAACAGAAGGTTTCAGatctggagctgcagctgcagactgaAGCTCAGCAGAAGATGGAAGCTCTGCAGAAGATGCAGACGGCTGAACAGAAGGTTTCAGatctggagctgcagctgcagactgaAGCTCAGCAGAAGATGGAAGCTCTGGAAAAGATGCAGACGGCTGAACAGAAGGTTTCAGatctggagctgcagctgcagactgaCGCTCAGCAGAAGATGGAAGCTCTGGAAAAGATGCAGACGGCTGAACAGAAGGTTTCAGatctggagctgcagctgcagactgaAGCTCAGCAGAAGATGGAAAGCACGGAACGGCTGCAGTTGAGAGTTGCAgagctggagctgcagctggaggagcagagCAGCTCTGATGCTTATGATCAT atgaAAAGAGAGTTTGCAGAAGCCATCCAGCTTTGTGACACTCTAACCTCAGATAAG GACCTGATAGCTGCTGAGAGAGACTCCCTGAAGCAGGAGCTGAGCATGTTCATGGATCAGATGAAACATCTGGAGCGAGAAAAGGCTGCTTTGTCCAAAGAACTGAAGGAGATGAGAGACTTGGAAGAGTTCAATACTCTGGAGGATGGCttcaggaaggagcaggag AACGAGTTCAGAAATCAAATTTCTGTCCTTGAAAAGGCCTTGGAATCTGCTGAACTTCAGCGTGTAGAGCTTCAG aACAAACTTCAAACTGTTTCTGAAGAGCTCAGAAGGAAAAGTGAATATGCAGAAGAGCTCCAGAATCTG AGCGGCAAAAGTCTGGTTCAGGAGGTGGCGGAGCTCCGGCGCTCTCTGGACGACGCCGAGGGGCTCAgcagagacaccaagaaggagTGGGCTGTCCTCCGCAGTCAGAACATCTCTCTGCTGGAGCTGAAT GCGAGTCTGTCCAGCAGCCAGGAGAAGATGGAAGCTGAGCTGAGGACTCTGCGTCTGCAGCTGGAGAAGGAGAAGTCGCGGAACAGGAAGATGCAGAGCGACCTCCAGAAAGAGCTGAACGTGGCCTTTGATGAAAATACCAAGCTCACCTCTCTGCTGGATGGCAAAGTCCCCAAAG ATCTCATTGACAGCCTGGAGCTGGAGAGAAGATCGGCTGCCACCATAAAGGAGCTGATGGCGGCTCGCCAAGTAGAGGAGGCTCTGAAGGCTCAGCTGGAGGAACTCCAGGCTCTTCCAGATAAAGTGGACAGCTTGATGAAGCAG cTGGAGGGTTTGTCGGAGAAGCTTCGAGGCGTCCAAGCCGAGCGGGACGGCCTGCAGTCGGCCCAAGCTCAGAGtcagctggaggagcagcagctcagagAAGCTCTGCAGAGCcgtgaggaggagctgcagaggatCCAGGCGTCCCTGAGCTCCCACCAGCAGAACTGGGAGGCTGAGAGGATTCAGCTCCTGGCTTCTCTGGAGGACTTGGAAGAAAAG GCCGCTGAGACTCAGGTTCTCCTGGAGTCTCTTGAAAACCAGCTTCAGGATGAGAAGCAGAGGAACTGGGatctgcaggaggag ATGCTGAGGGTGTCTCAGGAGCTCCAGGTGGGCGGCGCTCAGAGCACGGCGTTGGAGGTGGAGCGGCTGCTCTCAGACGTCGCCGCTGTGACGGAGGAGAGGGACCagctgaaggaggacatgaaggaGAACGTGGATATG ATGATCGAGACTCAGGCGGAGCTCAGGGCGGCGCTGGAGAACAACCGCGAGCAGAAAAAGAAGATCAAACTCCTGGAAGCTGCTCAGGCAGCAAAGGTGGAGAGTTCCCAGCTGGAGGAGCTTCAGACTAAG GTGAGCAGCCTGAGCCAGGAGCTCACCAGCCTGCAGCTGGAGAGGGACCGTCTGCAGTCCGAGCAGACGTCCTCGTCTGcgcaggaggagcagctgctgcGTAGTGTGACGGCGCTCACAGAGGAAAGGGATCAGCTGCAGGAGATCCTGGAGGGAGTCAGAGAGGAGAAGAGGCGGCTGAGGGAAGAGCTGGAGGAACAGATGGAGATG GCAGTTGAGGCTCAAGGCCTCCTCCATTCggttcagcagcagctgcaggagcagatGCAGAGTCTCCATGTCCTTCACACCACCAGAGAAGAGGAGCAGAGTCTCTTGAAGCAGCAG CTTTCAGAGACAACGGCTCTCCTTCAGTCTGTTcaggaggagctgaaggagcagcagcaaacaaaattgaaacaaaTGAGAGAGTTTGAGCAGAGAGAGTCAGATTTGAAACATCAG ctcctGTTTCTGACAGAGGAGCttgaaaaagcagagaaaaataatCTAACCCAACAAGGGGAAGATGGAGATCAGAGATCctcaaaggaggaggaggagctgctgctcAGAGTGACGGTGCTCAGGGAGGAAAGGGATCAGCTTCAGCAGGAGCTCAGAGAGGAGAAACGGCTAAAAGGAGAGCTGGAGGGAAGGATGGAAATGCTGCAGGCAGAG ATTTCGGGGTTGAAAGAGAGTTTGCAGACTATTGGGGAGCAGAGGAGGCAGCTGGAGGAGGATCTGCAGCACAGCATGGATTTG GTATCTTCAGGTGAAGCTCTCCTTCAGTCTGTTcaggaggagctgaaggagcagcAGCAAACAAAAGTGGACCAAATGAGAGAGTTTGAGCAGAGAGAGTCAGATTTGAAACTTCAG ctcaTGCTTCTGACAGAGGAGCttgaaaaagcagagaaaatcaATCTGAGCTATCAAGGGGAAGATGGAGATCAGAGATCctcaaaggaggaggaggagctgctgctcAGAGTGACGGTGCTCAGGGAGGAAAGGGATCAGCTTCAGCAGGAGCTCAGAGAGGAGAAACGGCTAAAAGGAGAGCTGGAGGGAAGGATGGAAATGCTGCAGGCAGAG ATTTCGGGGTTGAAAGAGAGTTTGCAGACTATTGGGGAGCAGAGGAGGCAGCTGGAGGAGGATCTGCAGCACAGCATGGATTTG GTATCTTCAGGTGAAGCTCTCCTTCAGTCTGTTcaggaggagctgaaggagcagaaGAACATCTACTCTGATCTGCAGGAACTGCTCCAGGAGAAGGAGAGCTCCTTCATGCACCAG ATGCTGGAGCTGTCAGGACGGCTGGAGAGTGCTGAAGCTGAGTGGAGGTCCCTGCTGTGTGGGAGCCAGAAGCTCacggaggagaaggaggagctgCTGCGCAGCGTGACGTCTCTGAAGGAGGACAATCAGCGGCTGGGAGCTCAG ATGAGGGATCTGCAGCAAGAACTGATCCAACAGGAGCAGCTGGAGATGCAGCGGACCTCCGAGCGAGAGGAGGACAGCCGGCAGCACCGAGAG CTGCTGATTGAAGCGAACAGAAACCTCTCCGCCCTCAAACAGCAGCTGCTCACTCTGGAACAGAAGAGcagagaaaaggaggaggagaagcaggaggTGTTGCCGTCTCGTCTGCAGGAGTCCAACCGTCTCCTTCAG GAGTCTTTTGGGAAACTGCAGGAGCTTATTGACTCCTGCAGAGAGCACTTCTCCGTCCCTCTGGACCCGGCTCTCGGGGCTCAGTGTTCCCTCATCCACCCCTACATGGACTCTCTTCCAAAAGCCAGTGTGGACGTGTACAGGTCCGTGCAGTGGCAGGGGCGGCAGACCGTTCTGAGGTTGCAGAGCGTTCAG AGGCAGCTCCAAGCGCGCGCGATCTCCAGCAAGAGACTGCTGGAGGTGCTGGTGAAGAAGGAGGAAGCCGTGTTTGAGGAGCGGCGCCTGCAGGACCTGCTGCTGTGCAGAACGCAGGCTCCTGACTGCGACCTGCAGGCTCTGTGGGAGCGCAGACGTGGCGAGCTGCTGGACAGACGGCAGCTTCACCAGCAG GAAATGGAGAACATCTTGGAGAGGTTCTGGGCCCACATGGAATCCCACATGTTGGAGCTGAGAGCTGAGATTGCAGCGAGGGAGAAGTTCAGGGAGCAGCTGCAGGCCGCCGTCACCAGGCAGCCCATCGTGCTCAGCGAGCTGGACGGCGGCCTGCAGTGCGAGTTGGAACGTCGGTCTGCTGCAGCAACATACAGCGCTGCAGCTCTGGAG TTCGTGGAAGGGGAGAAGGTTCGGTTCGATGAACTGAAGCGGCAGGCCGCCCAAACAGAATCTCTCCTCAGAGAGGAGAAGAGCAAGACGTGCACTCTGCTGCAGGCTCTAGAGGGCGCTCCTCTGAAGACAGAAGTCTCTCTTCTCAAAGACAACCAGGAGCTCTATCTGCAGCTCCAAGAGGCCCAAGAAAACATCAAA GCTCTGCGGGTACAGATGGAGCAGCTACAGGAGGCGCAGGCGTGCGCCCACAGCCGCTTATCCAGCCACAAAGAGGCCACCCAGCTGCTGCAGACGGAGCTGCAGGACAGCCGCGCGCtcgtccaggagaaggagggcGCCATCCAGACACTCAGGAGCAAACTGCGCGAGTCAGAG AAGAGAGCTTCTCCTGCTGCAGAAGATCTGGAGAATCTGAAAAAGAAGCTGTTCCAAATGGAGGTGAAGTTCACTTCAATGTCAGAAGAACACAAACAAGA gatCCAGAAAATGAGCTCAATGTTGAGCATTAAGGAGGACTCACtgaggaggctgaaggaggatcTGAGGAGGGCCCAGCAGCGGGGGGAGGAATCAT TTCTGCAGGGTGAGGATCTTCATGCAAAGCTGACGAACCCCAAAGGTCTGGTGGTCCGGAGCAGCATTCTGCTGGAAAAGACCAAGCTGGAAGAGGAAGTCAAACAACTTCAGCTGAAAATCACTGAGCTGGAAAG CTTGGTGTCCAGTCAGCAGGCAGAGGTCGCCAAGTGGAAGAACAGAGCcatcaaactgaagaacaaaactGAGATGGACGAGCCCCCGTTGCCTAGCACCACCAGCAAGAGGCCTCCCCCCATGACTGCAGATTTCAACACCCTCTTGTGCTCGCCCAAGAAGATCCTGCTGACTTCCAACAAGATGCTGGCCTCGCCTCTGAAGGGTCCCGAGTCTCCCAGCAAACCTCTGGACTCGCCCAAGTCCTCGCTCTTCAGATCGCCCAAGAGCAGGTTCTTTGACGCGGGCGGGGCCTCCGAGGTGCTCTCCAGAAACCGTCCCAAGCAGTTCTTTGACAACTCTGCCCTGGGAACCACTCCAG